A region of Streptomyces sp. NBC_01267 DNA encodes the following proteins:
- a CDS encoding MarR family winged helix-turn-helix transcriptional regulator, whose protein sequence is MPETPVPDEPTLDEQIAAYQREFRDLDPQVEKVVSALDRLNRRMNVGYGRQLAELGISKTEWEVLKTLVLGGAPYRMGPGELAKRLGLTPAAMTHRIDRMAADGFVTRDRDESNRVRVIVELTDEGRTKWLEAMRMASTFEGGLLQDLSDQDRGALGEMLTVLLRRVEDAQPDAGGRLTDLD, encoded by the coding sequence ATGCCAGAGACCCCCGTCCCGGACGAGCCGACCCTCGACGAGCAGATCGCCGCCTACCAGCGCGAATTCCGCGACCTCGACCCTCAGGTCGAGAAGGTCGTGTCGGCCCTGGACCGCCTCAATCGCCGGATGAACGTCGGCTACGGCCGCCAGCTCGCGGAGCTGGGCATCAGCAAGACGGAATGGGAGGTGCTGAAGACCCTTGTACTCGGCGGCGCCCCCTACCGAATGGGCCCCGGAGAGCTGGCCAAGCGCCTCGGCCTCACCCCGGCCGCGATGACGCACCGCATCGACCGCATGGCGGCCGACGGTTTCGTCACCAGGGACCGGGACGAGAGCAACCGGGTACGCGTCATCGTCGAGCTCACGGACGAGGGCCGTACGAAGTGGCTGGAGGCGATGCGTATGGCGTCGACCTTCGAGGGGGGCCTGCTCCAGGATCTGTCGGACCAGGACCGCGGAGCCCTCGGCGAGATGCTGACGGTGCTGCTGCGCCGGGTGGAGGACGCCCAGCCCGACGCCGGCGGCCGACTCACCGACCTGGACTGA